One stretch of Chryseobacterium indologenes DNA includes these proteins:
- a CDS encoding helix-turn-helix domain-containing protein encodes MDVNEISFENLPKAVAHLTNEIAEIKSMVQNAKISEPKEKRIPIGIEDVCKIIGKAKPTIYTLVRQRKIPCYKNGKKLYFFEDELLEWISKGKKKTLLEIESEALKYHNRNR; translated from the coding sequence ATGGACGTAAATGAAATTTCTTTTGAAAACCTGCCAAAAGCAGTTGCTCACTTAACGAACGAAATTGCCGAAATTAAATCTATGGTTCAGAATGCGAAAATTTCTGAACCTAAAGAAAAACGCATTCCTATAGGAATTGAAGATGTATGTAAGATAATAGGGAAAGCCAAACCTACAATTTATACTCTTGTAAGGCAAAGAAAAATTCCGTGTTACAAAAACGGTAAAAAACTCTATTTTTTTGAAGATGAACTTTTGGAATGGATTTCTAAAGGTAAAAAGAAAACCTTACTAGAAATAGAATCCGAAGCTCTGAAATATCATAACCGAAATAGATAA
- a CDS encoding site-specific integrase: MKELLKTKVTVRLRKAENRKEWYIYLESYPVMISGKKTPQRIREYLNRSVTTVEFDKKRPAKTTQKSISYKPKRDDNGIIICKSENDRETMFYADSVRKLRQREYDNIELYNELDQIQAEQKEKSQVNFVKYFEALIKIRHKNNSESIKINWERTIDFLISYEGSEIPFSKIDIKFCENFKAFLLNAPRGGNKNGKLSQNSASTYFSVFKAALKQAFIDGYFTTDIAAKIKGIPSEESRREYLTIDELNTLVATPCENDILKRAALFSALTGLRHSDIQKLKWNEISLDNNQPRINFTQKKTKGVEYLPISQQALEICGEPKSPNDLVFENLTNPAWINRPLKTWVAKAGINKNITFHCFRHTFATLQLSSGTDIYTVSKMLGHTNVKTTQVYAKVIDEKKNRAAEAIQLKSLKNQSE, translated from the coding sequence ATGAAAGAACTTTTAAAAACTAAAGTCACCGTAAGGTTAAGAAAAGCAGAAAACCGAAAAGAATGGTACATCTATTTGGAAAGTTATCCTGTGATGATTTCGGGAAAGAAAACTCCTCAAAGAATCCGTGAGTATCTCAATCGAAGTGTAACAACTGTAGAATTTGATAAAAAAAGACCAGCGAAAACGACTCAAAAGTCAATTTCTTATAAACCTAAAAGAGACGATAATGGAATTATTATTTGCAAAAGTGAAAACGATAGAGAAACAATGTTTTATGCAGATTCAGTAAGGAAATTAAGACAAAGAGAATACGACAATATTGAGCTTTATAATGAGCTCGACCAAATTCAGGCAGAACAAAAAGAAAAATCACAGGTAAATTTTGTTAAATATTTCGAAGCATTAATTAAAATACGCCATAAAAATAATTCAGAATCAATTAAGATAAATTGGGAAAGAACAATTGACTTTTTAATCTCTTATGAAGGTTCTGAAATCCCTTTTTCTAAAATTGATATTAAATTTTGTGAGAATTTTAAAGCCTTTCTTTTGAATGCACCTCGCGGTGGAAATAAAAATGGGAAATTATCTCAAAATAGTGCATCAACTTATTTTTCTGTTTTTAAAGCTGCGTTGAAACAAGCTTTCATTGATGGTTATTTTACGACAGATATTGCTGCAAAAATAAAAGGAATTCCAAGTGAAGAATCAAGAAGAGAATATTTAACAATTGATGAACTGAATACTTTAGTTGCTACTCCTTGTGAAAATGATATTCTGAAGCGTGCCGCACTTTTTTCTGCATTAACAGGTTTGCGACATTCTGATATTCAAAAACTGAAGTGGAATGAAATAAGTTTAGATAACAATCAACCGAGAATTAATTTCACTCAAAAAAAGACAAAAGGTGTAGAATATTTGCCGATTTCTCAACAGGCTTTAGAAATTTGCGGAGAACCAAAATCTCCAAATGATTTGGTTTTTGAAAATTTAACCAATCCAGCATGGATTAATCGACCATTAAAGACTTGGGTTGCAAAAGCAGGAATCAATAAAAACATCACTTTTCACTGCTTTCGTCACACTTTTGCTACTTTGCAACTTTCAAGCGGTACTGATATTTATACAGTGAGCAAAATGCTTGGTCATACGAATGTGAAGACTACACAAGTCTATGCAAAAGTGATTGATGAAAAGAAAAATAGAGCGGCGGAAGCGATACAATTAAAATCTTTAAAAAATCAATCTGAATGA
- a CDS encoding helix-turn-helix domain-containing protein, producing MGFSKLKIPRVCEQCSKPFEAKTVTTRFCGVSCANKSGKERKKLEKQQKEKENLLQKYSNKIAEVQTREFISVSEATVMFGISKDTIHRMIKKGLIGGANLGIRLTRVKRADLESLFSTIEMPIEKKKEEKPNFEIGNCYTISEISTKFRADPSTIYLVIKKNKIPTKKVGSFVYAPKNLIDKIFAGQ from the coding sequence ATGGGATTTAGTAAATTAAAAATACCAAGAGTATGTGAGCAGTGCTCTAAACCCTTTGAAGCAAAGACAGTTACGACACGTTTTTGCGGTGTTTCTTGTGCAAATAAATCAGGAAAGGAACGCAAGAAATTAGAAAAGCAACAAAAAGAAAAAGAAAATCTGTTACAAAAATATTCTAATAAAATTGCGGAAGTTCAAACTCGGGAATTTATCTCTGTTTCTGAAGCAACTGTAATGTTTGGAATTTCAAAAGATACCATTCATAGAATGATAAAAAAAGGATTGATTGGTGGTGCTAATCTTGGGATAAGATTAACTCGAGTAAAACGAGCAGATTTAGAGAGCTTATTTTCTACAATAGAAATGCCTATTGAAAAGAAAAAAGAAGAAAAACCAAACTTTGAAATAGGAAATTGCTACACGATTTCAGAGATAAGTACAAAATTCCGTGCAGATCCAAGTACTATTTATCTTGTAATTAAGAAAAACAAAATACCAACTAAAAAAGTAGGTAGTTTTGTGTATGCACCAAAAAATCTTATTGACAAAATCTTCGCAGGACAATGA
- the dnaK gene encoding molecular chaperone DnaK — protein sequence MSKIIGIDLGTTNSCVAVMEGKDPVVIPNAEGKRTTPSIVAFTEDGERKVGDPAKRQAVTNPTKTVYSIKRFIGTHFKEDAAEISRVPYKVVAGPNDTVKVKIDDREYTPQEISAMTLQKMKKTAEDYLGQEVTRAVITVPAYFNDAQRQATKEAGEIAGLKVERIINEPTAAALAYGLDKNHKDQKIAVYDLGGGTFDISILDLGDGVFEVLATNGDTHLGGDDFDDVIINWMADEFKAEEGVDLKSDAIALQRLKEAAEKAKIELSSSPQTEINLPYITATATGPKHLVKTLTKAKFEQLSADLVRRSMEPVAKALKDAGLSTSDIDEVILVGGSTRIPIIQEEVEKFFGKKPSKGVNPDEVVAIGAAIQGGVLTGDVKDVLLLDVTPLSLGIETMGSVFTKLIEANTTIPTKKSEVFSTASDNQPAVSIRVGQGERSMFNDNKEIGRFDLTDIPPAPRGVPQIEVTFDIDANGILSVSAKDKGTGKEQSIKIQASSGLSDEEIERMKKEAQENSAADAKRKEEVEIFNKADGLIFQTEKQLKEFGEKLSADKKAAIEAAHAELKTAFEAKNVDDVKAKTEALDAAWMAASEELYAAGQQPGADAGAQNPGGNAGADDVQDADFEEVK from the coding sequence ATGAGTAAAATAATTGGAATTGACTTAGGAACAACCAACTCTTGTGTTGCTGTTATGGAGGGTAAAGACCCTGTTGTTATTCCTAACGCAGAAGGTAAAAGAACCACTCCTTCTATTGTAGCATTTACAGAAGACGGAGAAAGAAAAGTAGGTGATCCTGCAAAAAGACAGGCTGTAACGAATCCAACTAAAACTGTTTACTCTATCAAAAGATTTATCGGTACACACTTCAAAGAAGATGCTGCCGAAATCTCAAGAGTACCTTATAAAGTTGTTGCTGGGCCAAACGATACAGTAAAAGTGAAAATCGACGACAGAGAATATACACCACAGGAAATTTCTGCAATGACGCTTCAGAAAATGAAGAAAACTGCTGAAGATTACCTTGGTCAGGAAGTAACAAGAGCGGTAATCACTGTTCCTGCCTATTTTAACGATGCTCAAAGACAAGCTACTAAAGAAGCTGGTGAAATCGCAGGTCTTAAAGTAGAAAGAATTATCAACGAACCTACAGCTGCAGCATTAGCTTATGGTCTTGATAAAAACCATAAAGATCAGAAAATCGCAGTATATGACCTTGGAGGTGGTACTTTCGATATCTCTATCCTTGATTTAGGAGATGGTGTATTCGAAGTATTGGCTACAAACGGTGATACTCACCTGGGAGGTGACGACTTCGATGATGTGATCATCAACTGGATGGCAGATGAGTTCAAAGCTGAAGAAGGTGTTGATTTAAAATCTGATGCTATTGCTCTTCAAAGATTGAAAGAAGCTGCTGAAAAAGCAAAAATCGAGTTATCTTCTTCTCCACAGACTGAAATTAACTTACCATATATCACCGCTACTGCTACAGGTCCTAAACACTTAGTGAAGACTTTAACTAAAGCTAAATTCGAGCAATTATCCGCAGATCTAGTAAGAAGATCTATGGAGCCGGTTGCTAAAGCATTAAAAGATGCAGGTTTATCAACTTCTGATATCGACGAGGTAATCTTGGTAGGAGGTTCTACAAGAATCCCAATCATCCAGGAAGAAGTAGAAAAATTCTTCGGTAAAAAACCATCTAAAGGAGTTAACCCGGATGAGGTTGTAGCAATTGGTGCAGCGATCCAGGGAGGTGTATTAACAGGAGACGTAAAAGACGTATTACTTCTTGACGTTACCCCACTTTCTTTAGGTATCGAAACGATGGGTTCTGTATTCACTAAATTAATTGAAGCGAACACTACAATCCCAACTAAGAAATCTGAAGTATTCTCTACAGCTTCTGACAACCAGCCAGCGGTAAGCATCAGAGTAGGACAAGGTGAAAGATCTATGTTCAACGATAACAAAGAAATCGGTAGATTCGACCTTACAGATATTCCACCAGCACCAAGAGGAGTTCCTCAAATTGAAGTAACTTTCGATATTGATGCGAACGGTATCTTAAGTGTATCTGCTAAAGATAAAGGAACTGGTAAAGAGCAGTCTATCAAAATCCAGGCATCTTCAGGTCTTTCTGACGAAGAAATCGAAAGAATGAAGAAAGAAGCTCAGGAAAACTCTGCAGCAGATGCTAAGAGAAAAGAAGAAGTTGAGATCTTCAATAAAGCTGATGGATTGATCTTCCAAACTGAGAAGCAATTGAAAGAATTCGGTGAAAAGCTTTCTGCTGACAAAAAAGCAGCTATTGAAGCAGCTCACGCAGAATTAAAAACTGCTTTCGAAGCTAAAAATGTTGACGACGTAAAAGCAAAAACTGAAGCGTTAGATGCAGCATGGATGGCAGCTTCTGAAGAATTATATGCAGCTGGTCAACAGCCAGGTGCTGATGCAGGTGCTCAAAATCCTGGCGGAAATGCTGGAGCTGATGATGTACAGGATGCAGACTTCGAAGAAGTCAAGTAA
- a CDS encoding DUF2931 family protein, with amino-acid sequence MNDKKLAFHVEISSAGTKYRIEPVFDKIKTLEGTRAGLPYGGSSGNWGDSGKSWTEQYGTPIGADITYYSRYEGTETFYRLNVDFPVDTIKDYMERAYSRWDDLKSETKEYKRLGRGYSASNGVNAYDSFSTLVFGFAPKGMVVVWLNFGNTRIELGRYQAQPVTDPVEIAKAKEKYLAMYRISPERYKEEIKLAFIPDASPQRMG; translated from the coding sequence ATGAATGATAAAAAATTGGCTTTTCATGTTGAAATAAGTTCTGCTGGGACAAAATATAGAATAGAGCCTGTATTTGATAAAATAAAAACATTGGAAGGTACTCGTGCGGGATTGCCTTATGGTGGCAGCTCCGGAAATTGGGGTGACTCAGGTAAATCATGGACGGAACAATATGGAACTCCAATTGGTGCAGATATTACCTATTATTCAAGATATGAAGGGACAGAAACTTTTTATCGATTAAATGTGGATTTTCCAGTGGATACTATTAAGGATTATATGGAACGGGCCTATTCCAGATGGGATGATTTAAAAAGTGAAACTAAGGAATATAAGAGATTAGGTAGGGGATATAGTGCATCTAATGGAGTTAATGCTTATGATAGTTTTTCTACATTGGTTTTTGGTTTTGCCCCCAAGGGTATGGTTGTGGTATGGCTCAACTTTGGAAATACCCGCATTGAATTGGGAAGATATCAGGCCCAACCTGTTACAGATCCCGTAGAAATTGCCAAGGCTAAGGAAAAATACCTGGCGATGTATCGTATAAGCCCTGAACGTTACAAAGAAGAAATAAAACTTGCTTTTATTCCTGATGCCAGCCCCCAAAGAATGGGATGA
- a CDS encoding DUF2931 family protein: MDDKKMAFQVEISQPDNRYQVTPVFDKIKTLEGNRAGLPYGSSSGNWGDSGSSWTEQYGTPIGADITYYADYENKYYRLNVDFPVDTIKDYMERAYSRWDDLQGETKEYKRLGRGYSASNGVNAYDSFSTLVFGFAPKGMVVVWLNFGNTRIELGRYQAQPVTDPVEIAKAKEKYLKMYRISLERYVESQKEYFIPDASPKEWDDYRQRYHWRPVVTSTNPKFRLFEVLNYTYNGEKEGALRPWVLNMPYKERAIPQEMVFTWETGKEKQEQRNVRAFFNWEKTNEAFKQAGNKIDMQVKIAADNHSIEILLNGKPLETDSIRIYQWSGDYKESYK, translated from the coding sequence ATGGATGATAAAAAGATGGCATTTCAGGTAGAGATATCACAGCCTGATAATAGATATCAGGTTACCCCTGTATTTGATAAAATAAAAACGTTGGAAGGCAACCGGGCAGGATTGCCTTATGGAAGTTCTTCCGGGAATTGGGGAGATTCAGGATCATCATGGACGGAACAATATGGAACCCCTATTGGTGCAGATATTACCTATTATGCTGATTATGAAAATAAGTATTATCGCTTGAATGTAGATTTTCCTGTAGATACTATAAAGGATTATATGGAGCGAGCTTATTCCAGATGGGATGACTTACAAGGTGAAACCAAGGAATATAAGAGGTTAGGTAGAGGTTATAGTGCTTCTAATGGTGTTAATGCTTATGACAGTTTTTCTACATTGGTTTTTGGTTTTGCTCCTAAGGGTATGGTCGTGGTATGGCTCAACTTTGGAAATACCCGTATTGAATTGGGAAGATATCAGGCTCAACCTGTTACAGATCCTGTAGAAATAGCCAAAGCAAAAGAAAAATATCTTAAGATGTATCGTATAAGCCTGGAACGCTATGTGGAGTCCCAGAAAGAATATTTTATTCCTGATGCCAGTCCAAAAGAATGGGATGATTACAGGCAGCGTTACCATTGGCGTCCTGTGGTAACTTCTACGAATCCTAAATTCAGGTTATTTGAAGTGCTGAATTACACCTATAATGGTGAAAAAGAAGGGGCATTAAGGCCGTGGGTTTTAAACATGCCTTATAAAGAAAGAGCGATTCCTCAGGAAATGGTATTTACATGGGAAACCGGGAAAGAAAAACAGGAACAACGAAATGTGCGTGCCTTTTTCAATTGGGAAAAGACCAATGAAGCATTTAAACAGGCAGGAAATAAGATCGATATGCAGGTGAAAATTGCAGCAGACAATCACTCAATTGAAATTTTACTCAATGGTAAGCCTTTGGAAACGGACAGTATCCGTATTTACCAATGGTCAGGAGATTATAAGGAAAGCTATAAATAA